ATGGGAAAAAGATCACTCCTTTAAAACATGAAGAGTTTGAAGTAGCTAGGACACTCCTTTTAAATAACGGACAAAAGACATTAAATGAGTTAGTTGATTCAGAATTTCAATTAGAAAAACACCTTAAATTGTGTGAGGCATTTGAACAACTAAACTATTTAAATTTCACTTTTGAAAAGCATACAATTACTACTTAATAAAAACATACACTCCTTTACGAGTGTATGTTAATTACATTTTAGGAGGGATATTTTGTCTCCTTTTTTTAAAGAGTTATTTATCAATCGCTCTTTTTCATTTTACTTACCAGCAACTAGTTTAAATGCATTAGGAAGTTCACTCTTTGAAATTGCAGCAACTGTCTATGTTTATAATGAATCAAATAATGATCCAAAGTCTATTGCTTTTTTTATGATTGTATTATTACTTCCCTCAATCATCTTACCACCTTTTGGAGGAGTAATAGGTGACAAGATTCCTAAGAAGCTCGTAATTACTATCTCTAATATCTTAATTGGTATTTTTGCTTTATTTATGTTCTTGTTTCCTTTTACTACTTATATATACTTTCTAAGTTTCCTTGTATCCTCAATTAGAATATTATCTGGTCCAAGTCGAGGAAGTTATATACCGGAAATAGTCGAGGAAAATTACATTTTAAC
The window above is part of the Metabacillus sp. B2-18 genome. Proteins encoded here:
- a CDS encoding MFS transporter; amino-acid sequence: MSPFFKELFINRSFSFYLPATSLNALGSSLFEIAATVYVYNESNNDPKSIAFFMIVLLLPSIILPPFGGVIGDKIPKKLVITISNILIGIFALFMFLFPFTTYIYFLSFLVSSIRILSGPSRGSYIPEIVEENYILTANSRLQSGTSITTIIGMLISGLVVAKLDAVWFLDLCYLYFYSFVFNYLD